A genomic region of Acidobacteriota bacterium contains the following coding sequences:
- a CDS encoding zf-HC2 domain-containing protein, with protein MSTNTPTWTCAQFEGVLSEYREGTLPDALAALARQHVSECAACTELVAAVASAQAQLAALPDLAPPPQLVANIIARTLPASPLLHGRRAVRAAMAGRRSGWAAVWASLTSPRFALGVAMSVFAIALLLNAAQINLRQVFRSGGAGQLSPAALTSSITRNINRTWARGVAYYHDLRVVYEIEAAIHQMRQSAPAAGAAGSGHNRSDRGSATGPDLAENVLPTDMFWRTIQ; from the coding sequence ATGAGCACGAATACGCCAACTTGGACGTGTGCTCAATTCGAAGGCGTGTTGAGCGAGTATCGCGAGGGCACGTTGCCCGACGCGCTGGCGGCCCTGGCGCGTCAGCATGTCAGCGAGTGCGCCGCCTGCACCGAACTGGTGGCTGCGGTTGCGAGCGCGCAGGCACAACTGGCCGCGCTTCCGGATCTCGCGCCGCCGCCGCAACTGGTGGCGAATATCATCGCCCGGACACTGCCCGCCAGCCCGCTGCTGCACGGCCGCCGCGCCGTCCGCGCCGCCATGGCGGGCCGCCGCAGCGGCTGGGCTGCCGTCTGGGCCTCGTTGACTTCGCCCCGCTTTGCGTTGGGCGTGGCGATGTCGGTTTTTGCCATCGCGCTGCTGCTCAACGCGGCTCAGATCAACCTGCGTCAGGTCTTCCGTTCCGGCGGCGCCGGGCAGTTGAGCCCAGCGGCGCTTACCAGCAGCATTACCCGCAATATCAACCGTACCTGGGCGCGTGGTGTGGCCTATTATCACGACTTGCGCGTCGTCTACGAAATCGAAGCGGCGATTCACCAGATGCGTCAATCCGCGCCGGCTGCGGGCGCTGCCGGAAGCGGCCATAATCGCAGCGACCGCGGGTCGGCCACGGGCCCCGACCTGGCCGAAAATGTGTTGCCGACCGATATGTTCTGGAGAACCATCCAATGA